The Alnus glutinosa chromosome 7, dhAlnGlut1.1, whole genome shotgun sequence genome includes a region encoding these proteins:
- the LOC133873449 gene encoding uncharacterized protein LOC133873449 gives MAIQLPEKFKIPAIQTYTGIEDPTEHLDNYKMHMDLQGTPQEMECRAIPLTLSGSARDWFRKLPSSSITCFDDLERKFVTQFLPRKRKKPSGQLMAMRQKEGESLKDYVVRFNQAKLTVDNPTEEMVYAALYQGLRVEGPLMSEIALNHPKNLTALTDVIEKYVNQKETLTALREFQKQKVTESNNFGKKGKKKG, from the coding sequence ATGGCGATTCAGCTCCCCGAGAAATTTAAAATTCCAGCCATCCAAACTTATACCGGGATTGAAGATCCCACCGAGCATCTCGACAACTATAAGATGCACATGGATCTGCAGGGGACTCCTCAGGAGATGGAATGCCGAGCCATTCCACTTACCTTGTCTGGTTCAGCTCGGGATTGGTTCCGAAAACTCCCTTCGAGTTCCATCACATGTTTTGATGATCTCGAACGGAAATTCGTAACTCAATTCCTGCCCCGCAAGAGGAAGAAGCCTTCTGGGCAACTGATGGCGATGCGCCAAAAAGAAGGCGAGTCTCTGAAAGATTATGTGGTCCGATTCAATCAAGCGAAGCTCACAGTTGATAATCCAACCGAAGAAATGGTCTATGCTGCCCTCTATCAGGGCTTACGGGTGGAAGGGCCCTTGATGTCAGAAATTGCTCTCAATCATCCTAAAAATTTGACCGCCCTCACGGACGTGATTGAGAAGTATGTAAACCAAAAGGAAACCCTCACGGCTCTGAGGGAATTCCAAAAGCAGAAGGTTACGGAGTCAAACAACTtcggaaaaaaaggaaaaaaaaagggctag
- the LOC133873450 gene encoding uncharacterized protein LOC133873450 — protein sequence MEPTKYYQFSIDEWTPLNSPINKVLMEIKKDPQYERPYPLHNKRVREENRNKFCAYHDARGHVTEECRNLRILIEMFIKNKKLLRFIADNQGQPRQNQRPQEHQDREQRHRERSPQRHNEDHRGRRREEPQRDRSRSRGAQGHGLRNELVIADIRTIFGGFGGGGKTSADRKAYARYQKHQEVMPIERPHKSHRRESIMVGFSDEDYAGVSLPHTDAIVVTLQVANHRIHRMFIDNGSSADILYWSAFRNMEISPEKVIPATCPLVGFAGEQVLPVRSIELPVTAGDYPTTKTIMVKFLLIDRPSAYNAIIGRTTLNDLKAITSTSHLKIKFPTERGVGEVRGEQGVACQCYNITLKGAPSRSSCREKGEQ from the coding sequence ATGGAACCAACAAAGTATTACCAGTTCTCCATAGATGAATGGACTCCCTTGAATTCTCCCATTAACAAGGTATTGATGGAAATCAAGAAGGATCCGCAATACGAAAGGCCTTATCCCCTTCACAATAAGCGTGTGAGggaagaaaatagaaacaagTTCTGCGCGTACCATGATGCTCGGGGTCATGTCACCGAGGAATGCAGAAATCTCAGAATCCTTATCGAGATGttcataaaaaacaaaaaactactCCGTTTCATAGCAGACAACCAGGGCCAGCCTCGGCAGAATCAGAGGCCTCAAGAGCATCAAGACCGAGAGCAGAGACATAGAGAGCGTTCTCCTCAGAGACATAATGAAGATCACCGAGGCAGAAGAAGGGAGGAACCTCAGCGAGACAGAAGCAGAAGCAGAGGGGCACAAGGTCATGGACTGCGGAATGAGCTGGTCATCGCCGACATCCGAACTATATTCGGAGGTTTTGGCGGAGGGGGAAAGACGAGTGCAGATAGGAAGGCCTATGCTCGGTACCAGAAACATCAGGAGGTGATGCCTATAGAGAGACCCCACAAATCCCACCGAAGGGAATCTATAATGGTGGGGTTTTCAGATGAAGATTATGCAGGAGTTTCACTTCCACATACCGACGCGATCGTGGTCACGCTGCAGGTGGCTAACCACCGAATCCATCGAATGTTCATCGATAacgggagctcggctgatatcctATATTGGTCGGCCTTTCGAAACATGGAGATTAGCCCGGAAAAGGTGATCCCGGCTACCTGCCCTTTGGTGGGGTTTGCCGGGGAACAGGTCCTGCCGGTCAGGTCTATCGAACTCCCTGTGACTGCTGGGGATTATCCGACCACAAAAACTATTAtggttaagtttttgttgatcgATAGACCCTCGGCCTACAACGCAATTATTGGAAGGACAACGCTTAATGATCTGAAAGCGATCACTTCCACTTCACATTTGAAGATCAAATTCCCAACCGAGAGAGGTGTTGGGGAAGTAAGGGGAGAACAGGGAGTGGCATGTCAGTGTTACAATATAACGCTGAAAGGAGCCCCTTCACGAAGTAGCTGCAGGGAGAAAGGCGAGCAATAG